The following proteins are co-located in the Sandaracinaceae bacterium genome:
- the secF gene encoding protein translocase subunit SecF: protein MELIKPDTYIDFMRYRLPVIGVSVSIALLSVGSLFWPGANLGLDFAGGTELEVAFTGDVSTTEVREALTNSGHPGADVVTVEGQANRYILRVRETSAITPELQETIGSRLRSALGDVEVLQYKVSPGGDKISLRLSGPADTQVIRGAIEGEGDNGVQVREVTRFGGTAEHRFEASLVGVGDAVFQDLQTAFADRAPESALRIEWVGPKAGEQLRDAAIQSLLYAIAFIMVYIAFRFDLRFAPGAVLAMLHDVMITVGIYVLVQKEMNLTTIAALLTILGYSINDTIVVFDRIRENLGRHKDKSLRELINISTSQVLSRTIMTSGTTLVSVVAFFIYGTSVIQDISFALFVGILVGTYSSIYIASPMTEWIDRRFFAKAA from the coding sequence ATGGAACTAATCAAGCCCGACACGTACATCGACTTCATGCGCTATCGCCTCCCGGTGATCGGCGTGTCCGTCAGCATCGCCCTGCTCAGCGTGGGTTCGCTCTTCTGGCCAGGCGCCAACCTGGGCCTGGACTTCGCGGGCGGCACCGAGCTCGAGGTGGCCTTCACCGGCGACGTCAGCACCACGGAGGTGCGCGAGGCGCTCACCAACTCCGGCCACCCGGGCGCGGACGTGGTCACGGTCGAGGGGCAGGCGAACAGGTACATCCTGCGCGTGCGCGAGACGTCCGCCATCACGCCCGAGCTGCAGGAGACCATCGGCTCGCGCCTGCGCAGCGCGCTCGGCGACGTCGAGGTGCTGCAGTACAAGGTCAGCCCCGGCGGCGACAAGATCAGCCTGCGCCTCTCGGGCCCGGCCGACACGCAGGTCATCCGCGGCGCCATCGAAGGTGAGGGCGACAACGGCGTCCAGGTGCGTGAGGTCACGCGCTTCGGGGGCACCGCCGAGCACCGCTTCGAGGCGTCGCTCGTCGGCGTGGGCGACGCGGTCTTCCAGGACCTCCAGACGGCCTTCGCGGACCGCGCGCCGGAGTCCGCGCTGCGCATCGAGTGGGTGGGGCCCAAGGCCGGCGAGCAGCTGCGCGATGCGGCCATCCAGTCGTTGCTCTACGCCATCGCCTTCATCATGGTCTACATCGCCTTCCGCTTCGACCTGCGCTTCGCGCCGGGCGCGGTGCTCGCGATGCTGCACGACGTGATGATCACGGTGGGCATCTACGTGCTGGTGCAGAAGGAGATGAACCTCACCACCATCGCCGCCCTGCTCACCATCCTCGGCTACTCCATCAACGACACCATCGTCGTGTTCGACCGCATCCGTGAGAACCTGGGGCGCCACAAGGACAAGAGCCTGCGCGAGCTGATCAACATCTCCACGTCGCAGGTGCTGTCGCGCACCATCATGACATCGGGCACCACGCTCGTGTCCGTCGTGGCGTTCTTCATCTACGGCACCAGCGTCATCCAGGACATCTCGTTCGCCCTCTTCGTGGGTATCCTCGTGGGCACCTACTCGTCCATCTACATCGCGTCTCCCATGACGGAGTGGATCGACCGGCGCTTCTTCGCCAAGGCGGCGTGA
- the secD gene encoding protein translocase subunit SecD, with product MDRGLYLRFATVVGIALLAVLQLLPTVDAWRLSQRVEGEPEPEPITPAIVSEWFTGRISPGLDIRGGLRLQYEVEVEEYIRDRRDTLSEQLVRKLGVLLEIYGENDADTATRAQLDAVAERVQVATLGDGLRATVTFTGSVPEAFDRDWLRDEGFGELRIVSTSGNVVMLEMREDNLDALRTTAVQQAQHTVEERINTLGIAETTVMARDMDIIVEVPGATEEQFERIRSIISRTARLEFKVLDDDDEAGFVAGLGANLPEGGGISMMMETSSAGEERPNVSVSYLYAPMRDGEESSTPAYQRLHDYVRTLDIPTGHELLLSEVGGPQDRIQNRGWRSYYVFSSANVTGEDVSDAGVAFDPTQGNAPYVSLRFNTRGADRFEELTGRNVKRRMAIVLDDKVFSAPVINQRIGGGNAQITLGGGMGGQEAIAEANDLVVVLKAGALPAPLRPSNEQLIGPTLGHDSVEKGAMGALIGIGLVLILMALYYQVAGLVADVMVVLNVLLLLALMAALGATLTLPGIAAIALTVGMAVDANVLITERIREELRLGKSPRSAVDQGFARAFSSVFDSQITTFIAGIVLFQFGTGPIKGFAVMLMIGIATSLFTGIFCSRVMLDWIVRGLKVERLRVG from the coding sequence ATGGATAGAGGTTTGTACCTACGTTTCGCGACCGTGGTCGGGATCGCGCTCTTGGCGGTGCTCCAGCTCCTGCCGACCGTCGATGCATGGCGCCTGAGCCAGCGGGTGGAAGGCGAGCCAGAGCCGGAGCCCATCACGCCTGCCATCGTGTCGGAGTGGTTCACGGGGCGCATCAGCCCGGGCCTCGACATCCGCGGTGGTCTTCGACTGCAGTACGAGGTCGAGGTCGAGGAGTACATCCGCGACCGCCGTGACACGCTGAGCGAGCAGCTGGTGCGCAAGCTCGGCGTGCTGCTCGAGATCTACGGCGAAAACGATGCCGACACCGCGACGCGTGCGCAGCTGGACGCCGTCGCGGAGCGCGTGCAGGTCGCTACCTTGGGCGATGGTCTGCGCGCCACGGTCACGTTCACGGGCAGCGTTCCCGAAGCGTTCGACCGCGACTGGTTGCGCGACGAGGGCTTCGGCGAGCTGCGCATCGTCTCCACCTCGGGGAACGTCGTCATGCTGGAGATGCGTGAGGACAACCTCGACGCGCTCCGCACCACGGCGGTGCAGCAGGCCCAGCACACGGTCGAGGAGCGCATCAACACGCTCGGCATCGCCGAGACCACGGTCATGGCGCGCGACATGGACATCATCGTCGAGGTGCCCGGCGCCACCGAAGAGCAGTTCGAGCGCATCCGCAGCATCATCTCGCGGACGGCGCGCCTCGAGTTCAAGGTCCTCGACGACGACGACGAGGCGGGCTTCGTCGCCGGCCTGGGGGCCAACCTGCCCGAGGGCGGGGGCATCTCCATGATGATGGAGACCTCGTCGGCAGGTGAGGAGCGTCCGAACGTCAGCGTGTCGTATCTCTACGCGCCCATGCGTGATGGGGAGGAGTCGTCGACCCCGGCCTACCAACGCCTCCACGACTACGTTCGCACGCTGGACATCCCGACCGGGCACGAGCTGCTGCTCAGCGAGGTGGGTGGGCCACAGGACCGCATCCAGAACCGTGGCTGGCGCAGCTACTACGTGTTCAGTAGCGCCAACGTCACGGGCGAGGACGTCTCCGACGCGGGCGTGGCGTTCGACCCGACTCAGGGCAACGCGCCCTACGTCAGCCTGCGCTTCAACACGCGCGGCGCCGACCGCTTCGAGGAGCTGACGGGTCGCAACGTGAAGCGCCGCATGGCCATCGTGTTGGACGACAAGGTCTTCAGCGCGCCGGTCATCAACCAGCGCATCGGCGGCGGCAACGCCCAGATCACGTTGGGTGGCGGGATGGGCGGCCAGGAAGCCATCGCCGAGGCCAACGACCTCGTGGTCGTGCTCAAGGCTGGTGCGCTACCTGCCCCCTTGCGGCCGTCCAACGAGCAGCTCATCGGTCCCACGCTCGGTCACGACTCGGTCGAGAAGGGCGCCATGGGCGCGCTCATCGGCATCGGCCTCGTGCTCATCTTGATGGCGCTCTACTACCAGGTGGCTGGGCTCGTCGCCGACGTCATGGTGGTCCTGAACGTGCTGCTGCTGTTGGCCCTCATGGCTGCGCTCGGTGCGACGCTCACGCTGCCGGGCATCGCCGCCATCGCACTGACGGTGGGTATGGCCGTGGACGCCAACGTGCTCATCACCGAACGCATCCGCGAGGAGCTGCGTCTCGGCAAGTCTCCGCGCTCTGCCGTGGATCAAGGCTTCGCGCGGGCGTTCTCCTCCGTGTTCGACAGCCAGATCACCACGTTCATCGCCGGCATCGTGCTCTTCCAGTTCGGTACCGGGCCCATCAAGGGCTTCGCCGTCATGCTCATGATCGGCATCGCGACCTCCCTCTTCACCGGTATCTTCTGCTCCAGGGTCATGCTCGATTGGATCGTGCGTGGCCTCAAGGTCGAGCGGCTGCGGGTCGGGTGA
- the yajC gene encoding preprotein translocase subunit YajC: protein MALIATLYELMLRLQPESTGGAAPAAGGGAAAAPSSPLDGCAGSGSMLPMLLATLAFMYFFVLRPEQKKAKEREVALKALMKGDIVRTNGGIRGEIVSFANDNRDVILEIAPKTRINVFRSQILGKEAPSADATTAGSSDKADKKKD, encoded by the coding sequence ATGGCCCTCATCGCCACCCTCTACGAACTCATGCTCCGCCTCCAGCCGGAGTCCACGGGCGGCGCCGCGCCCGCCGCAGGGGGCGGCGCTGCGGCCGCGCCGAGCAGCCCGTTGGACGGCTGCGCGGGCAGCGGGAGCATGTTGCCCATGCTCCTGGCGACGCTGGCCTTCATGTACTTCTTCGTGCTGCGTCCGGAGCAGAAGAAGGCGAAGGAGCGCGAGGTCGCGCTGAAGGCGCTGATGAAGGGCGACATCGTGCGCACCAACGGCGGCATCCGTGGTGAGATCGTCAGCTTCGCGAACGACAACCGGGACGTGATCCTCGAGATCGCCCCGAAGACCCGCATCAACGTCTTCCGCTCCCAGATCCTGGGCAAGGAAGCACCCAGCGCCGACGCCACGACGGCCGGCTCGTCCGACAAGGCCGACAAGAAGAAGGACTGA
- a CDS encoding DUF4388 domain-containing protein → MVSSSVLVVIPDDDARSRVVSAVERAGYACVGAATGEAALDAFVQQPTDIVFTSLRLPGRDGAATVESLRWAPGGDTAHMVLLGAVADASALQREAARLGALTCLVGEVNPADMLRVVEGVVRRELRPDSIPPPPMDIGTGDETRRYTLTESSEGAAVERHLGSGLSAPDALQGRLSDVPFASVLVQIFESRATGALALNSAGDPRSTTTGESPKKVIFFRRGVPQSVRSNLVDECLGQVLRRRGIIDQSVVDDSLLRVRAGQGRQGAILLAMGAITPHQLRDALEYQQEMKVLDVFGWSAGSFEFADMDPPQETVTLEMSLFELVLRGVRERIPPPRVVELIGPALDRFAIPVPDRLAPFRRMELAPECHTFLSGLDGRQTLRSLIGGPPTSRMTITELAYALVCVEAVELHDAPLEHSVSQLPSTPSARPTAPPGELSAVSKQLLDQAVDAFRVGEQALSRGAFGEAMQAFAQATTLDPDEGLYWVYLGYCRHAAHSHIPDEADRALAEVVAGCRLVPRIAVAHLLRARVLRDRQKWAAARNAYERVLHLDPDDPEALDGLRALGALSEPS, encoded by the coding sequence ATGGTCTCGAGTTCCGTCCTGGTGGTGATTCCCGACGACGACGCCCGGAGCCGTGTGGTCTCCGCGGTGGAGCGGGCGGGCTACGCCTGCGTCGGGGCGGCCACTGGGGAGGCGGCGCTGGACGCGTTCGTGCAGCAGCCGACGGACATCGTGTTCACGTCCTTGCGTCTGCCGGGCCGCGACGGGGCGGCGACGGTCGAGTCTCTGCGCTGGGCCCCCGGGGGCGACACCGCGCACATGGTGTTGCTGGGTGCCGTGGCCGACGCAAGCGCCCTGCAGCGAGAAGCCGCGCGCCTGGGGGCGCTCACCTGTCTGGTCGGGGAGGTGAACCCGGCGGACATGCTCCGCGTGGTCGAAGGCGTGGTGCGCCGAGAGCTGCGCCCCGACTCCATCCCACCGCCCCCGATGGACATCGGCACAGGAGACGAGACGCGCCGCTACACGCTCACCGAGAGCTCGGAGGGGGCCGCCGTGGAGCGCCACCTCGGCAGCGGACTGAGCGCGCCGGACGCGCTCCAAGGGCGGCTCTCGGACGTGCCCTTCGCGTCCGTGCTGGTGCAGATCTTCGAGAGCCGAGCGACCGGAGCCCTGGCGCTCAACAGCGCGGGCGACCCGCGCTCGACGACGACGGGGGAATCTCCCAAGAAGGTCATCTTCTTCCGCCGGGGGGTGCCGCAGTCCGTACGCTCCAACCTGGTGGACGAGTGCCTGGGGCAGGTGCTCCGACGGCGCGGCATCATCGACCAATCCGTCGTGGACGACTCGCTGCTGCGGGTGCGCGCGGGGCAGGGGCGGCAGGGGGCCATCCTGCTCGCGATGGGCGCCATCACCCCGCACCAGCTGCGCGACGCCCTCGAGTACCAACAGGAGATGAAGGTGCTCGACGTGTTCGGGTGGTCCGCCGGGAGCTTCGAGTTCGCGGACATGGACCCCCCACAGGAGACGGTCACGCTCGAGATGTCGCTCTTCGAGCTGGTGCTCCGCGGGGTTCGCGAGCGCATCCCGCCGCCGCGCGTCGTCGAGCTCATCGGGCCGGCGTTGGACCGCTTCGCCATCCCCGTGCCCGACCGCCTCGCCCCCTTCCGACGCATGGAGCTGGCCCCCGAGTGCCACACCTTCCTCAGTGGGCTGGACGGGCGGCAGACGCTCCGGAGCCTGATCGGGGGCCCCCCCACCTCACGCATGACCATCACCGAGCTGGCGTACGCGCTGGTATGCGTAGAGGCAGTGGAGCTGCATGACGCCCCCCTCGAGCACAGCGTCTCCCAGCTGCCCAGCACGCCGAGCGCACGCCCCACCGCCCCTCCCGGCGAGCTGTCCGCAGTGTCGAAGCAGCTGCTCGACCAAGCCGTGGACGCCTTCCGCGTCGGCGAGCAAGCGCTCTCCCGCGGCGCCTTCGGCGAGGCCATGCAGGCCTTCGCCCAGGCCACCACCCTCGACCCGGACGAGGGCCTCTACTGGGTCTACCTGGGCTACTGCCGCCACGCCGCGCACAGCCACATCCCCGACGAAGCCGACCGCGCCCTGGCCGAGGTCGTCGCCGGCTGCCGCCTCGTCCCACGGATCGCCGTCGCGCACCTCCTCCGCGCACGCGTGCTCCGCGATCGCCAAAAGTGGGCGGCCGCCCGCAACGCCTACGAGCGCGTCCTGCACCTCGACCCCGACGACCCCGAAGCCCTCGACGGCCTCCGAGCCCTAGGCGCCCTCTCCGAGCCGTCCTGA